A genomic stretch from Thermoprotei archaeon includes:
- a CDS encoding ABC transporter permease, which yields MGYKRYIILRSINSVVVILAVVAITFLLFDIVFADQVITQIRQQTAAAVTSGCKYGGCNPNLISKWIEGNATLRIQALGLNKPIWERLIDFSWRVLTFNFGTSWYQEGDTNDITALILQRLPNTLILFGTATIVTIIIGVLLGTKVATKPGSLSDKSVIVSGLIGWSFAAWWVGMLLIYVFGYLLKYYTGFGFPTGGTTSEPAPTNPFLYTLDLLWHLILPVSALVLVSYGGWALQTRNLLINIFTEDYIVTARAKGLPDRRVLYGHALKNAAPPIITLIALALAGTFGGAIITEAVFNWNGMGTLYWNAILNGDIPVVMALFYISTILLVLANFIADLLYGIFDPRVKVG from the coding sequence ATGGGTTATAAAAGATATATTATTTTACGATCGATAAATTCAGTAGTTGTTATTCTTGCTGTAGTCGCTATAACATTTTTGCTTTTTGATATTGTTTTTGCAGACCAGGTGATAACTCAGATTAGACAGCAAACTGCGGCTGCAGTAACTTCGGGATGTAAGTATGGTGGGTGTAATCCTAATCTAATATCTAAATGGATAGAAGGCAATGCTACTCTTAGAATTCAGGCATTGGGTCTGAATAAACCAATTTGGGAGAGATTAATAGATTTTAGTTGGCGTGTTCTTACGTTTAATTTTGGTACGTCGTGGTATCAAGAAGGTGATACGAATGATATAACTGCACTAATATTGCAACGATTGCCTAATACGCTCATACTTTTTGGTACTGCAACTATAGTGACTATTATCATAGGTGTGTTGTTGGGCACTAAAGTGGCGACGAAGCCAGGTAGTCTTTCAGATAAAAGTGTTATTGTGTCTGGTCTTATAGGTTGGAGCTTTGCAGCTTGGTGGGTTGGTATGTTGCTAATATATGTTTTTGGTTATCTTCTTAAATATTACACTGGATTTGGGTTTCCAACTGGTGGCACAACCTCTGAACCAGCTCCAACTAATCCATTTTTATATACGTTAGATTTATTATGGCATTTAATACTTCCAGTATCTGCTCTTGTTTTAGTTAGCTATGGTGGTTGGGCATTGCAAACTCGTAATCTTCTCATTAATATTTTCACAGAGGATTACATAGTTACTGCAAGAGCTAAGGGATTACCAGATCGAAGAGTTTTATATGGACATGCACTTAAGAATGCTGCACCCCCCATTATAACTTTAATTGCTTTGGCATTAGCCGGTACTTTTGGTGGTGCAATAATTACAGAGGCAGTGTTTAATTGGAATGGTATGGGAACTTTGTATTGGAATGCTATATTGAATGGTGATATACCAGTTGTGATGGCCTTATTCTACATTAGTACCATACTTTTAGTATTGGCTAATTTTATAGCAGATTTACTCTATGGAATCTTTGATCCTAGAGTTAAGGTAGGTTAG